The genomic window CGTGGATCTGGTATCCCAGGCCGAGCATGGCCCCAACTCGCCGGTATGGCTGTTTACCGACAGTCGCGAGCTGGGCGAAAAGGTGCTGGAGATCATGCCCCACGTGATTGCCGACATGCCCAATGCCGATGTGTGCGAGGCGGCCTGGCGCGATCACGGCGTGGTCATGCTCGGTGACAGCCGGGAAGAAGTGGCCCGCATCAGCGACGAATGGGCCTGTGAGCACCTGCAGGTGCTGGCGGACGATCTGGAGTGGTGGAAGGCCAACCTCAACAACTACGGCTCCCTGTTCCTGGGCGAAGGCAGCACGGTATCTCACGGTGACAAGTGCTCCGGCACCAACCACATTCTGCCCACCAAGAAGGCGGCCCGTTACAGCGGCGGCCTGAATGTGCAGAAGTTCATGAAGGTGTTGACCTACCAGGAGCTGAGCGAAGAAGCCAACCTGGTGTTCAGCGCCGCCGGCTCCCGCATCTCCCGCACCGAAGGCATGGAAGGCCACGCCCGCGCCTGCGACTGGCGCCTGCGCAAGTACTTCCCCGATACCGAGTGGGACTTCCACGTTTACGATCAGAAGCGTTATTGCTGAGTCAGACGGGCAGGCGTACCCCGCCTGCCCCGGGAGAAGTTATGATCACCTTCAATAAATCCTTCACCCAGCAGGAGCCCATTCCCGACGCGGGAATCGAGCAGGCCATCGCGGTCATGCGCAGCGGCCGCCTGCATCGCTACAACTCCGCCGCCGGCGAGCCGACGGAGACCGAGTTGCTGGAGCAGGAATTCGCCGACTATCAGGGCAGCCGTTACTGCCTGGCCTGCGCCTCGGGCGGTTATGCCCTGCACGTGGCCATGCGCGCCGCCGGCCTGCAGCCGGGCGACCGGGTGCTGTGCAACGCCTTTACCCTGGCGCCGGTACCGGGTGCCATTCACAACGCCGGCGGTGTGCCGGTGTTCGTGGAAACCAACGATGATTTCACCATCGACCTGGACGACCTTGAGCTCAAGGCCGCCACCGCCGACGCCCGTTATCTGCTGCTGTCCCATATGCGCGGCCACCTGGTCGACATGGAACGGCTGATGGCTATCTGCAATCGCCACGACATTCTGGTGATCGAAGACTGTGCCCACACCATGGGCGCCAGCTGGAAGGGCAAAAAGAGCGGCACCTTTGGTCGGGTCGCCTGTTTCAGCACCCAGACCTACAAGCACATGAACTCCGGCGAAGGCGGCTTTCTGACCACGGACGACGACGAGATCATGGCCCGCGCCATCATCCACTCCGGTTCCTACATGCTCTATGAACGCCACCCGGCGGCACCGCCCCGGGAAGCCTTTGAGCACATTCGCTTTGAAACCCCCAACTACAGCGGCCGCATGGACAACCTGCGCGCCGCCATATTACGCCCGCAGCTGGCGGCGCTGGATGAACAGTGTCGGCGCTGGAATGACCTGTACCGGGTCACGGAAGCAGGCCTTAAGCAGGTTTGCGGCCTTCGCCTGCCAAAGCGCCCGGCGGCGGAATATTTTGTCGGCAGCTCGATTCAGTTTTCCCTGCCCGGCCAGAGTGAGGCCACCATTCGCCATTTCCTCGCATGCTGTGACGCACGCGGTGTGCCGCTGAAATGGTTTGGTGACGCCGATCCCAAGGGCTATACCAGCCGCTTCGACAGCTGGCGCTACCTGGGCGAGCCGCCCTCGCTGCCGCAAACCGAGCAAGTGTTGTCGACCATGTGCGACATGCGCCTGCCCCTGACCTTTGACGAGGCCGATTGCCGGCTGATTGTGCAGATTATCGCCGAGGTCTGCGAAACGCTCTTTGCGCCTGACGACACCGGCGCACAACGGCCCTGAACACGTTCCTGATGCATGGAAGTCACCCCCAAAAAATACAGTGAGGTAATGAATATGTTCTCCATGAAAAAAGTCGCCAAATACCTGACCCTTTCCCTGG from Oceanimonas doudoroffii includes these protein-coding regions:
- a CDS encoding DegT/DnrJ/EryC1/StrS family aminotransferase; amino-acid sequence: MITFNKSFTQQEPIPDAGIEQAIAVMRSGRLHRYNSAAGEPTETELLEQEFADYQGSRYCLACASGGYALHVAMRAAGLQPGDRVLCNAFTLAPVPGAIHNAGGVPVFVETNDDFTIDLDDLELKAATADARYLLLSHMRGHLVDMERLMAICNRHDILVIEDCAHTMGASWKGKKSGTFGRVACFSTQTYKHMNSGEGGFLTTDDDEIMARAIIHSGSYMLYERHPAAPPREAFEHIRFETPNYSGRMDNLRAAILRPQLAALDEQCRRWNDLYRVTEAGLKQVCGLRLPKRPAAEYFVGSSIQFSLPGQSEATIRHFLACCDARGVPLKWFGDADPKGYTSRFDSWRYLGEPPSLPQTEQVLSTMCDMRLPLTFDEADCRLIVQIIAEVCETLFAPDDTGAQRP